In Amycolatopsis endophytica, the following are encoded in one genomic region:
- a CDS encoding acyl-CoA carboxylase subunit epsilon produces the protein MSDSETDRPLLRVVRGNPDDAELAALTAVVAAASSGEPEPEKPERTSLWADRASLVRRPLPQPGSGAWRASALPR, from the coding sequence ATGAGCGATTCCGAGACGGACCGCCCGTTGCTGCGCGTCGTACGGGGCAACCCGGACGACGCCGAACTGGCGGCCTTGACCGCGGTGGTGGCCGCCGCTTCGTCCGGCGAACCCGAGCCGGAAAAGCCCGAACGCACGTCGTTGTGGGCCGACCGCGCCTCCCTGGTCCGGCGCCCGTTGCCGCAGCCCGGCTCCGGCGCCTGGCGCGCCTCAGCCCTCCCGCGCTGA
- a CDS encoding MFS transporter — protein sequence MSAGRAWLMWGLGALCYLTALFHRMSLSVAGLTAQERFSIDATGLAAFSVVQLVLYALLQVPVGAAADRFGPRRLLSLGMALMAAGSIVFAVAEAYPAAMAGRALIGAGDAFLFVNVLRLAHNWFPGHRYALVAALTGIIGGLGQLIATAPLAALLTGFGWTSAFLVAGVVTAVLLVVVGVALRDGPVAVERSASEEPLRVSLRHAWRNRGTRHAMWTHFTLMGAFVTFTAVLGQPYLVHAQERSSSEASALLTVVVVGFVLVGTIAGQLGSRRPSSRGALVAASAVVSVLCWAVLVVVPGPLPVAVLGPVLFLIGAAGAVSMLAFDLARSANHGHQAGVASGVANMGGFTFAVVAELGAGVLLDELLRHGVDVALAYRLSFLVALVMGLAGTVRLLALNSHAGVRSPLVAVP from the coding sequence GTGTCCGCGGGCAGGGCTTGGCTGATGTGGGGGCTGGGGGCGCTGTGCTACCTGACGGCGCTGTTCCACCGGATGAGCCTGTCGGTAGCGGGTCTCACCGCGCAGGAGCGGTTCTCGATCGACGCGACCGGGCTGGCCGCCTTCTCCGTGGTGCAGCTCGTGCTCTACGCCCTGCTCCAGGTGCCCGTCGGCGCGGCGGCCGACCGGTTCGGGCCGCGGCGGCTGCTGTCGCTCGGGATGGCCTTGATGGCCGCCGGTTCGATCGTCTTCGCTGTGGCGGAGGCATACCCGGCGGCGATGGCCGGACGGGCGCTCATCGGCGCCGGCGACGCCTTCCTGTTCGTCAACGTGCTCCGCCTGGCGCACAACTGGTTCCCCGGTCACCGGTACGCCCTGGTCGCGGCACTGACCGGGATCATCGGCGGGCTGGGCCAGCTGATCGCGACGGCGCCGCTGGCCGCGCTGCTGACCGGGTTCGGCTGGACGTCCGCGTTCCTCGTGGCCGGTGTCGTGACGGCCGTCCTGCTGGTCGTGGTCGGTGTCGCGCTGCGGGACGGTCCGGTGGCCGTCGAGCGCTCGGCGTCGGAGGAGCCGTTGCGCGTCAGCCTGCGACACGCGTGGCGCAACCGCGGAACCCGGCACGCGATGTGGACGCACTTCACGCTGATGGGCGCGTTCGTCACCTTCACCGCCGTGCTCGGGCAGCCGTACCTGGTGCACGCGCAAGAGCGGTCGTCGTCGGAAGCGAGCGCCCTGCTGACGGTGGTGGTCGTCGGGTTCGTGCTGGTGGGGACGATTGCCGGGCAGCTGGGCTCACGCCGTCCGTCGTCGCGTGGGGCACTGGTCGCCGCGTCGGCGGTGGTGAGCGTGCTGTGCTGGGCGGTTCTCGTCGTGGTGCCGGGGCCGTTGCCGGTTGCCGTGCTCGGGCCCGTGTTGTTCCTGATCGGGGCCGCCGGCGCGGTGAGCATGCTCGCGTTCGATCTGGCGCGGTCGGCCAATCACGGGCATCAGGCCGGGGTGGCCAGTGGGGTGGCGAACATGGGTGGCTTCACCTTCGCCGTCGTCGCCGAGCTGGGGGCTGGGGTGTTGCTGGATGAGCTGTTGCGCCACGGGGTCGACGTGGCGCTGGCTTATCGGTTGTCGTTCCTCGTCGCCTTGGTGATGGGGCTGGCGGGGACGGTGCGGTTGCTGGCGTTGAACTCGCACGCCGGGGTTCGTTCGCCGTTGGTGGCGGTTCCGTAG
- a CDS encoding GntR family transcriptional regulator, with protein sequence MSTRDRSQAAGDRAYQWTKDRILDGRLEGGRLISEGEVAEALRLSRTPVREAFLRLSAEGLLRLYPKRGALIVPVSPNEVHDIAEARIFLERHAIAKVVAAGIHREVAEKMRGVLDEQRAVSLPEHTSRFTQLDREFHATLIAAAGNALFDEFYSGLRDRQLRMVNTALRDNTVRPPIILDEHSRICDLLADGDAEALHTLIGDHIAAVRDEAAH encoded by the coding sequence ATGTCAACGAGGGACCGCTCACAGGCGGCCGGCGACCGGGCCTACCAGTGGACCAAGGACCGCATCCTGGACGGGCGCCTCGAAGGTGGGCGGCTGATCAGCGAGGGCGAGGTCGCCGAAGCCCTGCGGTTGTCCCGCACCCCGGTCCGCGAGGCGTTCCTGCGCCTGTCGGCCGAGGGGCTGCTCCGCCTGTACCCGAAACGTGGCGCGCTGATCGTGCCGGTTTCGCCGAACGAGGTGCACGACATCGCCGAGGCGCGGATCTTCCTGGAGCGGCACGCGATCGCGAAGGTCGTCGCCGCGGGCATTCATCGCGAGGTGGCCGAGAAGATGCGCGGCGTCCTCGACGAGCAACGCGCGGTGTCGCTGCCCGAGCACACGTCGCGCTTCACCCAGCTCGACCGCGAGTTCCACGCCACCCTCATCGCGGCCGCGGGCAACGCCCTGTTCGACGAGTTCTACTCCGGCCTGCGCGACCGCCAGCTGCGAATGGTCAACACCGCGCTGCGCGACAACACCGTGCGCCCGCCGATCATCCTCGACGAGCACTCCCGGATCTGCGATCTGCTGGCCGACGGCGACGCCGAGGCCCTGCACACCCTGATCGGTGACCACATCGCCGCCGTCCGGGACGAAGCCGCGCACTGA
- a CDS encoding helix-turn-helix transcriptional regulator — protein MAAAKLTPMALAILELLHERPMHPYEMTQLMRDRHLEHRVAVKPGSLYHTVDRLLAAEHIEVVGTQREGRRPERTVYALTEQGRDAFVDRAKTMLGTIATEYPEYLSGLGALDDLGRDAGLEQLETRLMRLEAKAASQEVITRRLVAEVPEIYWVDWRYTTAQVRFELDWTRQLVHDIKTGRLDWSTRDRHPARLSAVPTESTEERPNEQAS, from the coding sequence ATGGCTGCCGCGAAACTCACCCCGATGGCCCTCGCCATCCTCGAACTGCTGCACGAACGGCCGATGCACCCGTACGAGATGACCCAGCTCATGCGGGACCGGCACCTGGAACACCGCGTCGCCGTCAAACCCGGCTCGCTGTACCACACGGTCGACCGGCTGCTGGCCGCCGAACACATCGAGGTGGTCGGAACCCAGCGCGAGGGCAGGCGCCCGGAACGGACCGTCTACGCCCTCACCGAGCAGGGCCGCGACGCGTTCGTCGACCGCGCCAAGACCATGCTCGGCACCATCGCCACCGAGTACCCCGAGTACCTCAGCGGGCTCGGCGCGTTGGACGACCTCGGGCGCGATGCCGGGCTCGAACAGCTGGAAACGCGCCTCATGCGCCTGGAGGCGAAGGCCGCCTCGCAGGAGGTCATCACGCGCAGGCTGGTCGCCGAGGTCCCGGAGATCTACTGGGTCGACTGGCGCTACACCACCGCACAGGTGCGGTTCGAACTCGACTGGACCCGGCAACTCGTCCACGACATCAAGACCGGCCGCCTGGACTGGTCCACGCGGGACCGCCACCCGGCCAGGCTCTCCGCAGTCCCCACCGAATCCACTGAGGAAAGACCGAATGAACAGGCAAGCTAA
- a CDS encoding MFS transporter, which translates to MNRQANPWAALGALCIGFFMILLDTTIVSIAIPSMVKGLDTDLNAIVWVISVYLLTYAVPMLFTSRLGDRFGPKRLFLAGLAVFTLASLWCGLSGTAETLIAARAVQGLGAALMTPQTLAFITHLFPPAKRGPAMGLWGGVAGLATITGPLLGGVLVDHLGWEWIFFVNVPVGVVGLVLAMVLVPDWQPRNSHSFDIPGILLSVAGMSLVVFGLQNGQHYDWGTVAGPVTVVEVIGAGVLLLAGFVVWQHYNRREPLLPLRVFANRNFSAGTLTSATIGFTMTAMFLPLVIYIQDVLLLTPTQAGLVTAPMSLLSGIIAPFIGRMSDRVNPKYLVITGIVGLAAGLGLIALMADETSTWWVTFPGLLLCGVGTGCVFAPMSNATMSSVEPRLAGTASGIFNTARQVGGVLGSAACGVLLQARISAGMASTHGNAPQALTDAARETLLLPIAVLLLGILAAAALRRPPVRQAPATPDPAVARA; encoded by the coding sequence ATGAACAGGCAAGCTAACCCGTGGGCGGCGCTCGGCGCGCTGTGCATCGGGTTCTTCATGATCCTGCTGGACACCACGATCGTGTCCATCGCGATCCCGTCGATGGTGAAGGGCCTCGACACCGACCTCAACGCCATCGTCTGGGTGATCAGCGTCTACCTGCTCACCTACGCGGTGCCGATGCTGTTCACCAGCAGGCTCGGCGACCGGTTCGGGCCCAAGCGGTTGTTCCTCGCCGGACTGGCGGTGTTCACGCTGGCCTCGCTCTGGTGTGGCCTGTCCGGCACGGCCGAGACGCTGATCGCCGCCCGCGCCGTCCAGGGGCTGGGCGCCGCGTTGATGACACCGCAGACACTGGCGTTCATCACCCACCTGTTCCCGCCCGCCAAACGCGGTCCGGCGATGGGCCTGTGGGGCGGTGTCGCGGGACTCGCCACCATCACCGGCCCGCTGCTCGGCGGCGTGCTGGTCGACCACCTGGGCTGGGAGTGGATCTTCTTCGTCAACGTCCCGGTCGGCGTGGTCGGCCTGGTGCTGGCGATGGTGCTGGTGCCGGACTGGCAGCCGCGGAACTCGCACTCGTTCGACATCCCCGGCATCCTGCTCTCGGTCGCCGGGATGTCGCTGGTGGTCTTCGGTCTGCAGAACGGCCAGCACTACGACTGGGGCACGGTGGCCGGGCCGGTCACCGTCGTCGAGGTGATCGGCGCGGGCGTCCTGCTGCTGGCCGGGTTCGTGGTGTGGCAGCACTACAACCGGCGTGAACCGCTGCTGCCGCTGCGGGTGTTCGCCAACCGCAACTTCTCCGCGGGCACCCTGACGTCGGCGACGATCGGGTTCACGATGACCGCGATGTTCCTGCCGCTGGTGATCTACATCCAGGACGTCCTGCTCCTCACACCGACCCAGGCCGGCCTGGTCACCGCGCCCATGTCGCTGTTGTCGGGGATCATCGCGCCGTTCATCGGCCGGATGTCGGACCGGGTGAACCCGAAGTACCTGGTGATCACCGGGATCGTGGGGCTCGCCGCCGGTCTCGGGCTGATCGCGCTGATGGCGGACGAGACCAGCACGTGGTGGGTCACCTTCCCCGGTCTGCTGCTGTGCGGGGTGGGCACCGGGTGCGTGTTCGCGCCGATGAGCAACGCGACGATGAGCTCGGTGGAACCACGGCTGGCCGGTACCGCGTCGGGCATCTTCAACACGGCCCGGCAGGTCGGCGGGGTGCTGGGCAGCGCGGCCTGTGGTGTGCTGCTGCAGGCCCGGATCAGCGCGGGCATGGCGAGCACGCACGGCAACGCCCCGCAGGCCCTGACCGACGCCGCGCGCGAGACGCTGCTGCTGCCCATCGCGGTGCTGCTGCTGGGGATCCTCGCCGCGGCCGCATTGCGCCGCCCGCCGGTCCGGCAGGCCCCGGCCACGCCCGACCCGGCGGTGGCCCGCGCCTGA
- a CDS encoding Maf family protein codes for MHFVLASQSPARLAVLRAAGVEPSVVVSGVDEDAVAAALTDPSREELVTALALAKAEAVLGMITSTDTVVVGCDSMLSFQGEMLGKPGDAETARKRWAQMAGGTGDLLTGHAVLRIEGGSRVTRSTGTQITRVRFSAPSPAEVDAYIATGEPLQVAGAFTLDGLGGWFVEGIDGDPSSVVGISLPLTRRLLAEVGVSVTDLWSPTS; via the coding sequence GTGCATTTCGTGCTGGCTTCGCAGTCCCCCGCCCGTCTCGCGGTGTTGCGCGCCGCGGGGGTCGAACCGAGTGTCGTGGTCTCCGGCGTCGACGAGGACGCCGTGGCCGCGGCCCTGACCGACCCGTCGCGGGAGGAGCTGGTCACCGCGCTCGCGCTCGCCAAGGCAGAGGCCGTGCTCGGCATGATCACCAGCACGGACACGGTCGTCGTCGGCTGCGATTCGATGCTGTCGTTCCAGGGCGAGATGCTGGGCAAGCCGGGTGACGCCGAGACCGCGCGCAAGCGGTGGGCACAGATGGCGGGCGGCACCGGCGACCTGCTGACCGGCCACGCCGTGCTGCGGATCGAGGGCGGTTCCCGGGTCACGCGCTCGACGGGCACGCAGATCACGCGGGTCCGGTTCTCGGCCCCGTCACCGGCGGAGGTCGACGCCTACATCGCGACCGGTGAACCGCTCCAGGTCGCGGGGGCGTTCACGCTCGACGGGCTCGGTGGCTGGTTCGTCGAGGGCATCGACGGCGATCCGTCCAGCGTCGTCGGCATCAGCCTGCCGCTGACCCGGCGGCTGCTGGCGGAGGTCGGTGTGAGCGTCACCGACCTCTGGTCTCCCACATCCTGA
- a CDS encoding dicarboxylate/amino acid:cation symporter: MSLLRSYTKPKVFGLIVVVALVVGALLGILAKQTGQDWLVTTLDTIGSIFTNLLQVTVLPLVFTAIVLGIVSLRGLGGARTAARLGGKTVLWFATTSLIAVLIGIVLGRIVNPGSGVSLQAQPSTVDKLAARDQGSWLDLINNLVPSNLFEAFADGEILQVVLVSLAVGLAAYALGDRVEPFVNFNRAVFDIVQKVLGWIIRLAPLGVLGLIGNAFATYGDQFVRPLLSLIVTVYAGTLLVLFVVYPLLLRFVGKVSPALFFRKAWTALQFAFVSRSSGATLPLSRQTAVNLGVDPGYASFAVPLGTTTKMDGCAAVYPAVATIFIANLFGISLSFGDYVLIVVVAVFGAIATAGVTGWFTMLTLTLSTLNLPPEVIATGIAVIYGIDPILDMMRTATNVAGQIAIPTWIARTEGLLDDEILNSKTPAPLLDSPATAPTPVRA; the protein is encoded by the coding sequence GTGTCCCTGTTACGCAGTTACACCAAACCCAAGGTGTTCGGCCTGATCGTGGTCGTCGCCCTCGTCGTGGGCGCCCTGCTGGGCATCCTCGCGAAGCAGACCGGCCAGGACTGGCTGGTCACGACCCTCGACACGATCGGGTCGATCTTCACGAACCTGCTGCAGGTCACCGTCCTGCCGCTGGTGTTCACCGCCATCGTGCTCGGCATCGTGAGTCTGCGTGGCCTCGGCGGCGCGCGCACCGCGGCCCGGCTCGGCGGCAAGACCGTGCTGTGGTTCGCCACCACCTCGCTGATCGCGGTGCTCATCGGCATCGTGCTCGGCAGGATCGTCAACCCGGGCAGTGGCGTGTCGCTGCAGGCCCAGCCGTCGACGGTGGACAAGCTCGCGGCGCGTGACCAGGGGTCCTGGCTGGATCTGATCAACAACCTGGTGCCGAGCAACCTGTTCGAGGCGTTCGCCGACGGCGAGATCCTGCAGGTCGTGCTCGTGTCGCTGGCCGTCGGGCTGGCGGCGTACGCGCTGGGCGACCGGGTCGAGCCGTTCGTGAACTTCAACCGCGCGGTGTTCGACATCGTGCAGAAGGTGCTGGGCTGGATCATCCGGCTCGCGCCGCTGGGTGTGCTCGGCTTGATCGGGAACGCGTTCGCGACCTACGGCGACCAGTTCGTGCGGCCGCTGCTGTCGCTGATCGTCACCGTCTACGCGGGCACGCTGCTCGTGCTGTTCGTGGTGTACCCGCTGCTGCTGCGGTTCGTCGGCAAGGTGAGCCCGGCGCTGTTCTTCCGCAAGGCGTGGACGGCGCTGCAGTTCGCGTTCGTGTCCCGCTCCTCGGGCGCGACGCTGCCGCTGAGCCGTCAGACCGCGGTGAACCTCGGCGTCGACCCGGGCTACGCGAGCTTCGCGGTCCCGCTCGGCACGACGACCAAAATGGACGGTTGCGCCGCTGTTTATCCGGCCGTGGCCACGATCTTCATCGCGAACCTGTTCGGGATCTCGCTGTCCTTCGGCGATTATGTGCTGATCGTCGTGGTGGCGGTGTTCGGCGCGATCGCGACCGCCGGGGTGACCGGCTGGTTCACCATGCTCACGCTGACGCTGAGCACGCTGAACCTGCCGCCCGAGGTGATCGCGACCGGAATCGCCGTCATCTACGGCATCGACCCGATCCTGGACATGATGCGCACGGCGACGAACGTCGCGGGCCAGATCGCGATCCCCACGTGGATCGCCCGCACCGAGGGCCTGCTCGACGACGAGATCCTGAACTCGAAGACCCCGGCCCCCCTGCTCGACAGCCCCGCGACCGCGCCCACCCCGGTCCGCGCCTGA
- a CDS encoding acetyl/propionyl/methylcrotonyl-CoA carboxylase subunit alpha produces MPEQASATQGGPVTKILVANRGEIAVRVIRAAKDAGLASVAVYADPDRDAPHVRLADEAFALGGTTAAESYLVIDKLIDVAKRSGADSVHPGYGFLSENADFAQAVIDAGLTWIGPSPQAIRDLGDKVTARHIALKAGAPLVPGTKDPVSGADEIIAFADEHGLPVAIKAAFGGGGRGLKVARTKEEIPELFESATREAVAAFGRGECFVERYLDKPRHVEAQVLADLHGNVVVVGTRDCSLQRRHQKLVEEAPAPYLNDEQRRTIHESAKAICRGAGYSGAGTVEYLVGLDGTISFLEVNTRLQVEHPVSEETTGIDLVREMFKIARGEKLSFTEDPEPRGHSIEFRINGEDAGRNFLPAPGTVTRLVFPEGPGVRVDSGVVTGSVIGGQFDSMLAKVIVSGSDRQNALERSRRALDEMVVEGMATVLPFHRTVINDPAFVGDDEGFRVHTRWIETEFDNRIEPFTAAAEADEEAGPRQTVVVEVGGRRLEVSLPGDLALGGGGGKADGGAKAKPRKRGGGTKAAASGDTVAAPMQGTIVKVAVEDGQQVEAGELLVVLEAMKMENPVTAHKSGTVTGLSVEVGAAVTQGASLLEIKD; encoded by the coding sequence GTGCCCGAGCAGGCCAGCGCGACCCAGGGCGGACCGGTGACGAAGATTCTCGTCGCCAACCGGGGCGAAATCGCGGTCCGCGTCATCAGAGCGGCCAAGGACGCCGGGCTCGCGAGTGTCGCGGTGTACGCCGATCCCGACCGCGACGCGCCGCACGTCCGGCTCGCCGACGAGGCGTTCGCCCTCGGCGGCACCACCGCGGCGGAGAGCTACCTCGTCATCGACAAGCTGATCGACGTCGCCAAGCGGTCCGGCGCCGACTCCGTCCACCCCGGCTACGGCTTCCTCTCCGAGAACGCCGACTTCGCGCAGGCGGTCATCGACGCGGGCCTGACCTGGATCGGCCCCAGTCCGCAGGCCATCCGCGACCTCGGCGACAAGGTCACCGCGCGGCACATCGCGCTCAAGGCCGGTGCCCCGCTGGTCCCGGGCACCAAGGACCCCGTGTCGGGCGCCGACGAGATCATCGCCTTCGCCGACGAGCACGGCCTGCCGGTGGCCATCAAGGCCGCTTTCGGCGGCGGTGGCCGCGGTCTGAAGGTCGCGCGCACCAAGGAGGAGATCCCGGAGCTGTTCGAGTCGGCCACCCGCGAGGCGGTCGCCGCGTTCGGCCGGGGCGAGTGCTTCGTCGAGCGCTACCTCGACAAGCCGCGGCACGTCGAGGCGCAGGTGCTGGCCGACCTGCACGGCAACGTCGTGGTCGTCGGCACCCGCGACTGCTCGTTGCAGCGCCGCCACCAGAAGCTGGTCGAGGAGGCGCCCGCGCCGTACCTGAACGACGAGCAGCGCCGCACGATCCACGAGTCGGCCAAGGCGATCTGCCGCGGCGCCGGCTACTCCGGCGCCGGCACGGTCGAGTACCTGGTGGGCCTGGACGGGACCATCTCGTTCCTGGAGGTCAACACGCGCCTGCAGGTCGAGCACCCGGTGTCGGAGGAGACCACCGGCATCGACCTGGTCCGCGAGATGTTCAAGATCGCCCGTGGCGAGAAGCTGTCCTTCACCGAGGACCCGGAGCCGCGCGGCCACTCGATCGAGTTCCGCATCAACGGTGAGGACGCCGGCCGCAACTTCCTGCCCGCGCCCGGCACCGTCACCAGGCTGGTCTTCCCGGAGGGCCCCGGCGTCCGCGTCGACTCCGGTGTCGTCACCGGCAGCGTCATCGGCGGCCAGTTCGACTCGATGCTCGCCAAGGTCATCGTCAGCGGCTCCGACCGGCAGAACGCGCTGGAGCGCAGCCGCCGCGCGCTGGACGAGATGGTCGTCGAGGGCATGGCCACCGTGCTGCCGTTCCACCGCACGGTCATCAACGACCCCGCGTTCGTCGGCGACGACGAGGGCTTCCGCGTCCACACCCGCTGGATCGAGACCGAGTTCGACAACAGGATCGAGCCGTTCACCGCGGCCGCGGAGGCCGATGAGGAGGCCGGGCCGCGTCAGACGGTGGTCGTCGAGGTCGGCGGCCGTCGCCTGGAGGTCTCGCTGCCCGGCGACCTCGCGCTCGGCGGCGGTGGCGGCAAGGCCGACGGCGGCGCCAAGGCCAAGCCACGCAAGCGGGGCGGCGGCACGAAGGCCGCGGCGAGCGGTGACACGGTGGCCGCGCCGATGCAGGGCACCATCGTCAAGGTCGCGGTCGAGGACGGCCAGCAGGTCGAGGCGGGCGAGCTCCTCGTCGTGCTCGAGGCGATGAAGATGGAAAACCCCGTCACCGCGCACAAGTCGGGCACCGTGACCGGACTTTCCGTCGAGGTGGGCGCCGCGGTCACGCAAGGCGCTTCCCTGCTCGAAATCAAGGACTAA
- a CDS encoding DUF1707 SHOCT-like domain-containing protein → MTEVPQPDLRIGDDDRESALKALGEHLSAGRLDLDEYGDRSAKITAARTRRDLAELFADLPQPHPVFEKPEPATAVAKRAQKSPQWGDRPLPQRVAAAAVPFLWLAAVGLFMFFGGWWWFALPFVFSAAASAFWGKEWERDRHGACDRRDRRDRYR, encoded by the coding sequence GTGACCGAGGTTCCCCAGCCCGATCTGCGCATCGGCGACGACGACCGGGAGTCCGCGCTGAAAGCGCTCGGCGAGCACCTGAGCGCCGGTCGGCTCGACCTCGACGAATACGGCGACCGTTCGGCGAAGATCACCGCCGCCCGCACGCGGCGGGATCTCGCCGAGCTGTTCGCCGACCTGCCGCAGCCGCACCCGGTGTTCGAGAAGCCGGAACCGGCCACGGCCGTCGCCAAGCGGGCCCAGAAGTCACCCCAGTGGGGCGACCGGCCGCTGCCGCAGCGCGTCGCGGCGGCGGCCGTGCCGTTTCTGTGGCTGGCGGCCGTGGGGCTGTTCATGTTCTTCGGCGGCTGGTGGTGGTTCGCGTTGCCGTTCGTGTTCAGCGCCGCCGCCAGCGCCTTCTGGGGCAAGGAGTGGGAGCGGGACCGGCACGGCGCCTGCGACCGCCGCGACCGGCGGGACCGGTACCGGTGA
- a CDS encoding DUF1707 SHOCT-like domain-containing protein, protein MSDQPDLRLSDQERTEALDALSEHVRTGRLDIDEFGLRSAKVTAARTISELAPVFADLPAPRPRVLDRPAPAARPPARKVGLGLLPLLLIAAGALLVLTRGMSLVLLVPIAIAVVLLARRR, encoded by the coding sequence GTGAGCGACCAGCCGGACCTGCGGCTGTCCGACCAGGAACGCACGGAGGCCCTGGACGCGCTGTCCGAGCACGTCCGCACCGGCAGGCTGGACATCGACGAGTTCGGCCTGCGCTCGGCGAAGGTGACCGCGGCCCGGACGATCTCGGAGCTGGCGCCGGTGTTCGCCGACCTGCCCGCGCCCCGACCCCGCGTGCTGGACCGGCCCGCCCCGGCGGCCCGGCCGCCCGCGCGCAAGGTCGGGCTGGGCCTGCTGCCGCTGCTGCTCATCGCGGCGGGCGCCCTGCTCGTGCTCACCCGCGGCATGTCGCTGGTGCTGCTGGTGCCGATCGCGATCGCGGTGGTCCTGCTCGCCCGGCGGCGCTGA
- a CDS encoding AMP-binding protein, producing MGESSVFLTRILDVLLDGGDQIAFAHRGRSMTYRETFDTLRRLHATLKTEGIVPGQLVAIGGGNTPETILLQFASQLLGARVVHVDGPRTDLLELLEVDHVLSTEPGDPLVTSRVARGPRREEDTALPRTVETMFSGDGTNLVCYRDLYEEMARTTTPDPDGPQRVLLIAPLSHPIGNRLTCKALLAGKTVVLHERANDSGTLATAQLANEA from the coding sequence GTGGGCGAGTCCAGTGTCTTCCTGACCCGCATCCTCGACGTGCTGTTAGATGGCGGCGACCAGATCGCTTTCGCCCATCGTGGCCGGTCGATGACCTACCGAGAGACCTTTGACACATTACGGCGGCTGCATGCGACACTGAAAACCGAGGGCATTGTTCCCGGACAGCTCGTCGCAATTGGCGGGGGAAACACGCCGGAAACAATTCTTCTGCAGTTTGCCTCCCAGTTACTCGGCGCCCGCGTGGTGCATGTGGACGGTCCGCGCACCGATCTGCTGGAGCTGCTGGAGGTCGACCACGTGCTGTCCACCGAACCCGGTGACCCGCTGGTGACGTCCCGCGTCGCCCGCGGCCCGCGCCGTGAGGAGGACACGGCCCTGCCGCGCACGGTGGAGACCATGTTCTCCGGCGACGGCACGAACCTGGTCTGCTACCGCGACCTGTACGAGGAGATGGCCCGCACGACGACGCCGGACCCCGACGGGCCGCAGCGGGTGCTGTTGATAGCGCCCCTGTCGCACCCGATCGGCAACCGGCTCACCTGCAAGGCGCTCCTGGCCGGCAAGACCGTGGTGCTGCACGAGCGCGCGAACGACAGCGGCACTCTCGCGACGGCGCAGCTCGCCAACGAAGCCTGA